A portion of the Krasilnikovia cinnamomea genome contains these proteins:
- a CDS encoding GntR family transcriptional regulator has translation MTSPRQPLNRSEALHQQVARNIRNEIEAGILKDGQALPSTRELAGQWDVSVFTISEAMKVLMEEGLVISQSRSRRTVRAPTQPIQRAEFRSSQPHVIMVGGFAGSGKTELGRILARQTGWPILDKDTLTRPVVEAALELLGLSPNDRESDTYVNTVRPGEYEALIAATHENLECGNSAIVTAPFIREFGDAAWISRTIAQFSASHASTTLVWMYCDEPTMRSYIRKRGAARDAAKLADWSGYISSVGLDFRPVAPFHLVDNSASSAPLQEQAQDLLKSVLATEADG, from the coding sequence ATGACATCGCCTCGGCAACCTCTGAACCGATCCGAGGCCCTGCATCAGCAGGTCGCCCGGAACATCCGCAATGAGATCGAGGCGGGCATCCTCAAGGACGGCCAGGCGCTGCCGTCAACACGCGAGCTGGCCGGGCAGTGGGATGTCAGCGTATTTACCATTTCCGAAGCAATGAAGGTGCTGATGGAAGAGGGACTGGTCATCAGTCAGTCGCGCTCGCGGCGCACTGTCCGCGCTCCCACCCAGCCCATTCAGCGCGCTGAGTTTCGCAGCTCCCAACCACACGTCATCATGGTCGGCGGATTCGCAGGCAGCGGGAAAACCGAGCTTGGCCGAATCCTGGCACGGCAGACCGGATGGCCCATCCTTGACAAGGACACGTTGACTCGTCCCGTCGTCGAAGCCGCATTGGAATTGCTCGGCCTATCTCCCAACGATCGAGAGTCAGACACCTACGTCAATACGGTGCGGCCAGGCGAGTACGAAGCATTGATTGCGGCCACACATGAAAACCTAGAGTGTGGCAACAGCGCGATCGTCACCGCGCCCTTTATCCGGGAGTTCGGAGACGCCGCCTGGATAAGCCGGACCATCGCACAGTTTTCTGCCTCGCACGCCTCAACAACGCTCGTTTGGATGTACTGCGACGAACCAACCATGCGGTCTTACATTAGGAAACGCGGCGCTGCGCGCGATGCTGCCAAGCTGGCTGACTGGTCCGGCTACATCAGTAGCGTCGGTCTGGACTTTCGGCCCGTTGCGCCGTTTCACCTGGTCGACAACAGTGCATCAAGCGCGCCGTTGCAGGAGCAGGCGCAGGACCTACTCAAGAGCGTGCTCGCAACCGAGGCGGACGGATAA
- a CDS encoding transcriptional regulator yields MIKSGHRFTVSMQEAFPQGCVFVPGSIAEGMDYDEKTKMRTPARDKVTGTRVYQCRVMDADEELGARSREVMVKLLSDVQPAPPVGAFQPVEFEGLTVTAYVDQKSGRLAYSYRATGIVAPKTLAEVRAGKAVS; encoded by the coding sequence ATGATCAAGAGTGGTCACCGGTTCACGGTGTCGATGCAGGAGGCGTTCCCTCAGGGGTGCGTGTTCGTGCCGGGCTCGATCGCTGAGGGCATGGACTACGACGAGAAGACGAAGATGCGGACTCCGGCGCGGGACAAGGTGACGGGGACGCGGGTTTACCAGTGCCGGGTGATGGACGCGGACGAGGAGCTGGGCGCCCGGTCGCGCGAGGTGATGGTCAAGCTGCTGTCTGATGTGCAGCCGGCGCCTCCGGTAGGCGCGTTCCAGCCGGTGGAGTTCGAGGGTCTGACGGTCACCGCGTACGTGGATCAGAAGTCGGGCCGCCTGGCGTACTCGTACCGGGCGACCGGGATCGTGGCGCCGAAGACCCTGGCCGAGGTCCGCGCGGGTAAGGCGGTGTCCTGA
- a CDS encoding type IV secretory system conjugative DNA transfer family protein: MRAPLVNFRKMQVATPWWMIWAVVLFWLVVKLLVVAARLAWFAAKHWRAMPAVVLALVALRVYLDHGWWPLLVAAALAGGVLGLWCWKAREFFDRWVLLPALAIWRRQWIYRRHWHETMTACGLVRRYDGGELLPRLLSVKCTNATDEVVLKMPRGQNPDDWYKANSDLAYSFEHRHCRVYSTRRAVAPARTGRCSRLRRAVDRFTYRDRPRHITLVFIRRDALTQLVQPFPVPSVPDFTALVLGVRENLMPYALRLLATHVLVVGATRRGKGSFIWSLVRSLAAGVKAGLVELWVIDPKGGMELFMGRPMFSRYEDSDFAQMADMLDDLIARMRERQARLRGKVRVHSPRIGDPLTVLIIDELACLLAYLQDNELKNRITQSLAVLLSQGAGLGVLVVGASQDPRKEVVSLRDLFPTRIGLGLLESNHVDLVLGEGARNRGALCDQIPDTAEGKGVGYVLIDGEPEPARVRFSYIDDDLIREMADLFPAVTPAITAPEPVRIVPAPKQVDAGRRQHLYRPNGKQAGPLLPSNLLSALDQNPPTTGGDSA; encoded by the coding sequence ATGCGTGCCCCGCTAGTCAACTTCCGGAAGATGCAGGTCGCCACCCCGTGGTGGATGATCTGGGCCGTCGTCCTGTTCTGGCTGGTCGTCAAGCTGCTCGTGGTGGCGGCCCGCCTGGCCTGGTTCGCTGCCAAGCACTGGCGGGCCATGCCTGCCGTCGTTCTCGCGCTGGTCGCCCTACGGGTCTACCTCGACCATGGCTGGTGGCCGCTTCTGGTCGCCGCCGCGCTGGCCGGGGGAGTGCTCGGCCTGTGGTGCTGGAAGGCCAGGGAGTTCTTCGACCGGTGGGTTCTACTTCCCGCACTGGCGATCTGGCGTCGTCAATGGATCTACCGGCGCCACTGGCACGAGACGATGACCGCATGCGGCTTGGTCCGCAGGTACGACGGCGGCGAGCTGCTGCCCCGGCTGCTGTCGGTGAAGTGCACCAACGCCACCGACGAGGTTGTGCTCAAGATGCCACGCGGGCAGAACCCCGACGACTGGTACAAGGCCAATTCCGACCTGGCGTACTCGTTCGAGCACCGGCACTGCCGCGTCTACTCGACCCGTCGGGCGGTCGCCCCGGCCCGCACCGGTCGATGCTCTCGCCTCCGGCGGGCCGTGGACCGGTTCACCTACCGCGACCGGCCACGGCACATCACCCTCGTTTTCATCCGCCGCGACGCCCTGACCCAGCTCGTCCAGCCGTTCCCTGTCCCGTCCGTACCCGACTTCACCGCCCTGGTCCTCGGCGTCCGCGAGAACCTGATGCCCTACGCGCTGCGACTGCTGGCCACGCACGTACTCGTGGTCGGCGCGACCCGCCGGGGCAAGGGCTCGTTCATCTGGTCCCTCGTGCGGTCCCTGGCCGCCGGAGTCAAGGCCGGGCTGGTCGAGCTGTGGGTCATCGACCCCAAGGGCGGCATGGAGCTGTTCATGGGACGGCCGATGTTCTCCCGCTACGAGGACTCCGACTTCGCCCAGATGGCGGACATGCTGGACGACCTGATCGCCCGGATGCGGGAGCGTCAAGCCCGGCTGCGGGGCAAGGTCCGCGTCCACAGCCCGCGCATCGGCGACCCGCTGACCGTACTGATCATCGATGAGCTGGCCTGCCTGCTCGCCTACCTGCAAGACAACGAACTCAAGAACCGGATCACACAGTCCCTCGCGGTGCTGCTCTCCCAAGGTGCCGGACTCGGCGTCCTGGTCGTCGGCGCCAGCCAGGACCCCCGCAAGGAGGTCGTCTCACTGCGGGACCTGTTCCCGACCCGAATCGGTCTGGGCCTGCTTGAGTCCAACCACGTCGACCTGGTCCTCGGTGAGGGCGCCCGAAACCGTGGCGCCCTATGCGACCAGATCCCCGACACCGCCGAGGGCAAGGGCGTCGGATACGTCCTGATCGACGGCGAACCGGAACCCGCCCGGGTCCGCTTCTCCTACATCGATGACGACTTGATCCGCGAGATGGCCGACCTGTTCCCCGCCGTCACCCCGGCCATCACCGCCCCGGAACCCGTGCGGATCGTGCCCGCGCCGAAGCAGGTTGACGCCGGTCGCCGTCAGCACCTCTACCGGCCCAACGGCAAGCAGGCCGGGCCGCTGTTGCCCTCCAACCTGCTGTCCGCCCTCGACCAGAACCCGCCCACCACCGGAGGTGACTCCGCATGA
- a CDS encoding spread protein, with amino-acid sequence MSPEALAAVDQERRFYRLRAPHVEKTTSPVTVRVTDGQDLYVAVGAGKRRMYLTEKEAWALWRCLSEAVASTGNPPDWIRVPINPTRR; translated from the coding sequence ATGAGCCCCGAGGCCCTGGCCGCGGTCGACCAGGAGCGCCGCTTCTACCGACTCCGCGCCCCGCACGTCGAGAAGACCACGAGCCCGGTCACCGTCCGCGTCACCGACGGTCAAGACCTGTACGTCGCCGTCGGCGCCGGGAAACGGCGGATGTACCTCACGGAGAAGGAGGCGTGGGCGCTGTGGCGCTGCCTCTCCGAAGCGGTCGCCTCGACCGGCAACCCGCCCGACTGGATCCGGGTGCCGATCAACCCGACCCGTCGCTGA
- a CDS encoding DUF2637 domain-containing protein: MNGLTATRVEGLVLVAILLVVAGFAGAASFTHVHDWTMRHSPAGTGDWFGWANAVISELVPIACALVIRRRRRERASVVYPVFLLLAAVALSLSAQVAVAVPGPSGWLLSAVPALAFLGLAKLVLSTAPPAESEPTSPTAVAATEPRPAESAAPTEPKAAPVPPIGGPTVPAGFLPPLTATEAPHLNGRAVTSGGAR; the protein is encoded by the coding sequence ATGAACGGCCTGACCGCAACCCGTGTGGAGGGCCTGGTCCTCGTCGCCATCCTGCTTGTCGTCGCCGGGTTCGCCGGGGCGGCCTCCTTCACCCACGTGCACGACTGGACGATGCGGCACTCCCCAGCGGGCACCGGGGACTGGTTCGGCTGGGCCAATGCCGTCATCTCCGAACTGGTCCCCATCGCCTGCGCCCTGGTCATCCGTCGTCGCCGCCGCGAACGCGCGTCCGTCGTCTACCCCGTGTTCCTGCTCCTGGCCGCTGTCGCGCTCTCACTGTCGGCGCAGGTCGCCGTGGCCGTCCCTGGTCCATCCGGCTGGCTGCTGTCGGCCGTGCCAGCCCTCGCGTTCCTCGGGCTGGCGAAGCTGGTCCTGTCCACTGCCCCGCCGGCCGAGTCCGAGCCCACTTCGCCAACCGCCGTCGCCGCCACCGAGCCCAGGCCCGCAGAATCCGCCGCACCCACCGAGCCGAAGGCCGCACCGGTCCCGCCCATCGGCGGTCCCACGGTCCCGGCTGGCTTCCTACCCCCGCTCACCGCGACCGAGGCTCCGCACCTGAACGGCCGCGCAGTCACCTCCGGAGGTGCCAGATGA